The following are from one region of the Gossypium hirsutum isolate 1008001.06 chromosome D03, Gossypium_hirsutum_v2.1, whole genome shotgun sequence genome:
- the LOC107938583 gene encoding plastidal glycolate/glycerate translocator 1, chloroplastic, translating into MATPFLTTSTTLSLSLSTHLHRLSSSLSSTCFPFKPNLHRVRRSPSLLASYGNPHLFNHEDHHSTYKSLLSTRILGPKSNFLQMGPSETSCSREILVKSSASDSSNTVISTLSQKVFGVLHLVVSLGIVLAMDKFLKQAFVAAAIKFPSALFGMFCIFSVLVILDTTIPVAATSLMNFFEPALMFIQRWLPLFYVPALVVLPLSVRDIPAASGLKICFIIAGGWLASLCVAGFTAIAIRKIVNTEMVDAEPMAKPSSFAPIEFWTWGGIFLASFVSAIFYPTALGTTARTCLPFLLASTVLGYMVGSGLPSAVKKVLHPIICCALSADLAAVAFGYISQSGVDAVLGDYLTKVSSNPGAGDVLMGFLGSVILSFAFSMFKQRKLVKRHAAEIFISIILSSLFSLYSTALVGRLVGLEPSLTVSILPRCITVALALSIVSLFEGANSSLTAAAVVVTGLIGANFVQATLDKLRFRDPIARGIATASSAHGLGTAALSAKEPEALPFCAIAYGLTGIFGSLFCSVPVIRQSLLAIVG; encoded by the exons ATGGCAACGCCATTCCTCACCACGTCCACCACTTTGTCCCTTTCTCTTTCAACCCATCTCCACCGTCTTTCCAGTTCCTTATCCTCTACTTGTTTCCCTTTTAAGCCAAACCTCCACAGAGTCCGTAGAAGCCCATCACTTCTTGCTTCCTATGGAAACCCACACTTATTTAACCACGAAGATCATCATTCCACCTATAAATCATTGCTATCCACCAGAATTCTTGgacccaaatccaatttcttgcaAATGGGTCCTTCAGAAACTAGCTGTAGCAGAGAAATTTTAGTCAAATCCTCTGCATCAGACAGTAGTAACACTGTCATCTCCACTCTATCTCAAAAA GTGTTTGGGGTTTTGCACTTGGTTGTTTCGCTTGGGATAGTTCTGGCAATGGATAAGTTCTTGAAACAAGCTTTTGTGGCTGCTGCTATAAAGTTCCCCAGTGCATTATTCGGAATGTTTTGTATATTTTCTGTTTTGGTCATACTTGATACTACTATCCCTGTTGCTGCAACAAGCTTGATGAACTTTTTTGAGCCAGCCCTCATGTTCATTCAGAGATGGCTTCCACTGTTTTATGTTCCAGCTTTGGTGGTTCTGCCACTTTCTGTTAGAGATATTCCTGCTGCTTCAGGCCTCAAGATATGCTTCATCATAG CTGGAGGATGGTTAGCTTCTCTTTGTGTTGCGGGTTTTACAGCTATTGCCATTAGGAAAATTGTGAATACAGAAATGGTAGATGCTGAGCCTATGGCAAAACCTTCCTCATTTGCTCCTATAGAATTTTGGACTTGGGGTGGTATCTTTCTTGCATCATTTGTTAGTGCAATTTTTTATCCCACAGCATTAGGGACAACTGCTCGAACATGCCTTCCCTTCCTACTTGCTTCCACTGTGCTAGGCTACATGGTTGGTTCGgg GTTGCCATCTGCTGTGAAAAAAGTTCTTCATCCGATTATTTGCTGTGCACTCTCAGCAGATCTTGCAGCAGTGGCTTTTGGGTACATTTCACAGTCGGGAGTTGATGCGGTATTAG GAGATTACCTTACAAAGGTGTCATCTAATCCTGGAGCTGGTGATGTTCTCATGGGATTTTTGGGCTCTGTCATTCTTTCTTTTGCTTTCTCAATGTTCAAACAAAGAAAG CTTGTCAAGAGACATGCAGCTGAGATTTTCATATCAATCATCTTGTCAAGTTTGTTTTCTTTGTATTCAACTGCTCTTGTTGGACGTCTTGTTGGATTAGAACCAAGTCTGACAGTTTCAATTCTACCGAGATGTATAACTGTGGCATTAGCTCTCAGCATTGTTTCCCTTTTTGAGG GCGCCAATTCATCTCTCACAGCTGCAGCAGTTGTAGTGACTGGTCTAATTGGTGCAAATTTCGTGCAAGCAACACTTGACAAATTACGTTTTCGTGATCCTATTGCTCGAGGAATAGCGACTGCATCTAG TGCCCATGGATTGGGAACAGCTGCATTATCAGCCAAGGAGCCTGAAGCCCTTCCATTCTGTGCCATTGCTTATGGTCTCACTGGTATATTTGGCTCATTGTTTTGCTCAGTACCGGTAATCAGACAAAGCTTGCTCGCAATCGTCGGCTGA
- the LOC107938584 gene encoding phosphoribulokinase, chloroplastic, whose product MAVCPVYTTQSLNSTCSISTPSKTHFSSHHNHLVFYRTSKRTSKRGGSSSCVITCSAGDSQTVVIGLAADSGCGKSTFMRRLTSVFGGAAEPPKGGNPDSNTLISDMTTVICLDDYHSLDRTGRKEKGVTALDPRANDFDLMYEQVKALKSGIAVDKPIYNHVSGLLDPPELIKPPKILVIEGLHPMFDERVRDLLDFSIYLDISNEVKFAWKIQRDMAERGHSLESIKASIEARKPDFDAFIDPQKQYADAVIEVLPTQLIPDDNEGKVLRVRLIMKEGVEHFSPVYLFDEGSTISWIPCGRKLTCSYPGIKFSYGPDTYFGHEVSVLEMDGQFDRLDELIYVESHLSNLSTKFYGEVTQQMLKHADFPGSNNGTGLFQTIVGLKIRDLYEQITASKTAAPLQATKA is encoded by the exons ATGGCAGTTTGCCCAGTATACACCACCCAATCTCTCAACTCAACATGTTCAATCTCCACACCATCAAAAACCCACTTCAGTTCTCACCACAACCACCTAGTTTTCTACAGAACTAGCAAGAGAACTAGCAAGAGAGGTGGCAGCAGCTCATGTGTGATAACCTGCTCAGCTGGTGACTCACAAACAGTTGTGATTGGTTTAGCTGCTGACTCAGGATGTGGGAAGAGTACCTTCATGAGGAGGCTAACAAGTGTGTTCGGTGGTGCAGCTGAGCCACCAAAGGGAGGCAACCCTGATTCCAACACACTGATCAGCGATATGACCACTGTGATATGTTTAGATGATTATCATTCACTTGACAGAACTGGAAGGAAAGAGAAGGGAGTGACAGCACTTGACCCAAGAGCCAACGACTTTGACCTCATGTATGAACAAGTTAAGGCTCTCAAGAGCGGTATTGCTGTCGACAAGCCTATCTACAACCATGTTTCTGGTCTCTTGGATCCTCCTGAGCTAATTAAGCCTCCAAAGATCCTTGTCATCGAGGGACTGCACCCCAT GTTTGATGAACGTGTGAGGGATCTGTTAGACTTCAGTATATATTTGGATATCAGCAATGAGGTCAAATTTGCATGGAAAATTCAG AGGGACATGGCTGAGAGAGGACACAGCCTTGAAAGCATTAAAGCCAGTATTGAAGCCAGGAAGCCTGATTTCGATGCCTTTATCG ATCCTCAAAAGCAATACGCCGATGCAGTAATCGAAGTGCTCCCAACTCAGCTGATCCCAGATGACAATGAGGGGAAGGTTTTGAGAGTGAGGTTGATAATGAAAGAAGGGGTGGAGCATTTCAGTCCAGTTTACCTGTTTGATGAAGGCTCAACCATCTCATGGATACCATGTGGAAGGAAGCTCACTTGTTCTTACCCTGGCATCAAATTCTCCTATGGCCCTGACACATACTTCGGCCATGAG GTTTCTGTTCTGGAGATGGACGGGCAATTTGACAGATTAGATGAACTGATATACGTAGAAAGCCATTTAAGCAACCTCTCTACCAAGTTCTATGGAGAAGTCACTCAACAAATGTTGAAGCATGCTGATTTCCCAGGAAGTAACAATGGAACTGGCCTCTTCCAAACCATTGTGGGGTTGAAGATAAGAGACCTGTATGAGCAAATTACCGCTAGCAAAACTGCAGCTCCATTACAAGCAACAAAAGCCTAA
- the LOC107938562 gene encoding 4-coumarate--CoA ligase-like 6 — protein MKPTSIIDNSVFHCHSLLFICQSFEIGTQRQSKGGQSQIHSSPSFCSTRRSSNYCKPTISTYFLPLSMATSLSSHISLQTSESKISDFPDWYSPETGIYSSKHPSISLPTDPFLDIVSFVFSHKHDGVTALIDSSSGYSIPYSKLLPLIQSMASGLHHLGVSQGDVVLLLLPNSSHFPIIFFSVLYLGAIVSAMNPLSSTFEIKKQVSDCSVRFAFTSLEKIDQLNNLGVHAIGVPQNIDFDSENIGFSPFHELNGGRFGKAPRPVIRQQDTAVIMYSSGTTGVSKGVVLTHGNLIATVELFVKFEASQYEYSSSKNVYLAVVPMFHIYGLSLFVVGLLSLGSTIVLMRRFDGNEAVKLIDYYGVTHFPLVPPILTTLVMTAKGATNTENSFKSLKQVSCGAAPTSRKIIEDFFQVLPHVDFIQGYGMTETSAVGTRGFNTQKCHKYCSIGLLAPNMQAKVMDWNSGSPLPPEYYGELWLKGPAIMQRYLNNDVATKMAIDKDGWLRTGDIVCFDEDGYLYVSDRLKEIIKYNGYQIAPADLEAILISHPHILDAAVIGEMDEVYGEIPVAFVVTRHGSTLNQEDVMGFVAMQVAPYKKIRKVVFTKLIPKSATGKILRRELKKLLSSSCRL, from the exons ATGAAGCCGACATCAATAATTGATAATTCCGTTTTCCATTGCCACTCCCTGTTATTTATATGTCAGTCCTTTGAGATTGGAACTCAAAGGCAAAGCAAAGGTGGCCAAAGCCAAATCCATAGCAGTCCATCCTTTTGCAGCACCCGACGAAGCTCAAACTACTGCAAACCTACAATATCAACATATTTTCTCCCTCTATCAATGGCAACAAGCTTAAGCTCACATATAAGCCTCCAAACTTCAGAATCCAAAATTAGTGATTTTCCTGACTGGTATTCGCCGGAAACAGGAATCTATTCCAGCAAACATCCCTCTATATCTCTCCCCACGGATCCATTTCTTGATATTGTTTCCTTCGTGTTCTCTCACAAACATGATGGGGTCACTGCTTTGATCGATTCCTCCTCTGGGTATTCAATACCTTATTCAAAGCTTTTACCTTTAATCCAATCCATGGCCTCTGGTCTCCACCACCTAGGTGTTTCTCAAGGTGATGTAGTCTTGCTTCTGTTGCCAAATTCTTCTCACTTtcccatcattttcttcagcgtTCTATATTTAGGTGCAATCGTTAGTGCCATGAATCCACTAAGTAGTACGTTTGAGATCAAGAAACAGGTTTCTGATTGTAGTGTACGTTTTGCTTTTACTTCACTTGAAAAGATTGACCAACTCAACAACTTGGGTGTTCATGCAATTGGGGTACCACAAAACATCGActttgattcagaaaatattggTTTTTCCCCTTTCCATGAGCTTAATGGTGGCCGATTTGGTAAAGCACCAAGGCCAGTAATTAGGCAGCAAGACACAGCAGTAATTATGTATTCATCAGGTACTACAGGTGTTAGTAAGGGAGTTGTTTTAACACATGGGAATTTAATAGCTACGGTTGAGCTTTTTGTAAAATTTGAAGCTTCACAGTATGAATATTCAAGTTCAAAGAATGTTTATTTAGCTGTGGTGCCTATGTTCCATATCTATGGATTATCACTTTTTGTGGTTGGATTGTTATCACTGGGTTCTACCATTGTTCTCATGCGGAGATTTGATGGCAATGAAGCGGTGAAACTAATTGACTACTACGGAGTTACTCACTTTCCACTTGTTCCACCTATACTAACAACATTGGTAATGACAGCCAAAGGTGCTACCAATACTGAAAATAGCTTCAAGAGTTTGAAACAGGTTTCTTGTGGTGCTGCTCCCACAAGCAGGAAAATCATAGAGGACTTTTTTCAGGTTCTTCCTCACGTTGATTTCATTCAG GGTTATGGCATGACTGAAACAAGTGCAGTAGGAACTCGTGGATTCAACACCCAAAAATGTCATAAATATTGTTCAATAGGACTTCTTGCCCCAAATATGCAAGCTAAAGTGATGGATTGGAATTCTGGCTCTCCTTTGCCTCCGGAATATTATGGCGAGCTTTGGCTAAAGGGACCTGCGATTATGCAAC GATACTTGAATAATGATGTGGCCACCAAGATGGCAATTGACAAAGATGGTTGGCTACGTACTGGTGACATAGTTTGTTTTGATGAAGATGGGTATTTGTATGTATCTGACCGCTTAAAAGAGATTATAAAGTACAATGGCTATCAG ATAGCACCTGCTGATTTAGAGGCAATATTGATTTCCCATCCCCATATACTTGACGCTGCTGTAATTGG AGAAATGGATGAAGTATATGGGGAGATACCAGTGGCATTTGTGGTAACAAGGCATGGTAGTACACTCAACCAGGAAGATGTGATGGGCTTTGTGGCTATGCAG gtTGCACCttataagaaaataagaaagGTGGTGTTTACAAAATTAATACCAAAGTCTGCTACAGGCAAGATCCTTCGAAGAGAACTTAAAAAGTTGTTAAGCTCAAGTTGTAGACTGTAA